The following are encoded in a window of Paenibacillus polymyxa genomic DNA:
- a CDS encoding DUF5677 domain-containing protein produces the protein MTNANKLIVKRRIENKELRGFFHNSGIMFDDIVDYGSNLLEKCQVNFKFNEFHAPFQTMFIQFLSLIDGLSILIKQGHGDAIKPVLRSILELYLNLQFMINNDFEDSCIAYQVVDAHERIKAYKKFSDTSKVGKEYRQIFRNVNLSIDSIKTEAPILNLETLLKRGKYKDMNERYEELKKQRKKQKRKMGLKWYSVINQDIEGIRDLAKSLNRELYYEIFYKDFSNYSHGGNSLKRISVTYNKEAVLPHIRHFDDIPSNSNIAVDLAITLFEKMLELFNKEELREFWEWYNKKIAKPYKLLCHAEVTTDYQGK, from the coding sequence ATGACAAATGCTAATAAGTTGATTGTAAAAAGAAGAATAGAGAACAAGGAACTTAGAGGTTTTTTTCATAATTCTGGGATTATGTTTGACGATATTGTCGATTACGGTTCTAACCTACTCGAAAAGTGCCAAGTTAATTTTAAGTTCAATGAGTTCCATGCTCCATTTCAAACAATGTTTATTCAATTTTTAAGTTTGATCGATGGGTTGTCAATTCTTATTAAACAGGGGCACGGGGATGCAATAAAGCCAGTTTTGCGTTCAATACTTGAATTGTATTTAAATCTTCAGTTTATGATAAACAATGATTTTGAGGATAGCTGTATTGCATATCAAGTTGTAGATGCTCATGAAAGAATTAAGGCTTACAAAAAATTCTCAGATACCTCCAAAGTAGGCAAAGAATACAGACAGATATTCAGAAACGTAAATCTATCTATTGATAGCATAAAGACTGAAGCTCCAATTCTAAATTTAGAGACACTCTTAAAAAGAGGTAAGTATAAAGATATGAACGAGCGTTATGAGGAGTTAAAGAAACAAAGGAAGAAACAGAAACGAAAAATGGGATTAAAGTGGTATTCAGTTATTAATCAAGATATAGAAGGGATAAGAGATTTAGCAAAATCTTTAAATAGGGAATTGTATTATGAGATTTTCTACAAAGATTTTTCGAACTATTCTCATGGAGGGAACTCTTTAAAACGGATTTCTGTTACTTATAATAAAGAGGCAGTACTACCACATATTCGTCATTTTGATGATATACCTTCTAATTCTAATATTGCAGTTGATTTAGCGATCACGTTGTTTGAAAAAATGCTTGAATTATTTAACAAAGAAGAGTTACGTGAATTTTGGGAGTGGTATAATAAAAAAATCGCAAAACCATACAAGTTACTTTGCCATGCTGAAGTAACAACAGATTATCAGGGTAAGTAA
- a CDS encoding helix-turn-helix domain-containing protein, translating into MKLKLKLREVMKEKGVTQMELSKKANVRQAAISELCRNEREEVNLAMLTRIADALNIKDVSVLMQFEENEE; encoded by the coding sequence ATGAAACTAAAATTAAAACTGAGGGAAGTTATGAAAGAAAAGGGGGTCACTCAGATGGAATTATCAAAAAAAGCAAATGTACGACAAGCAGCAATATCCGAATTGTGTAGGAATGAACGTGAAGAAGTTAATTTAGCGATGTTGACAAGAATTGCTGACGCATTAAACATTAAAGATGTATCTGTATTGATGCAGTTCGAAGAAAATGAGGAATAG
- a CDS encoding restriction endonuclease, with product MSIFVIVGVIAVLLALALLHFLKKPKIPEPYKVTQNIDPYKIGIDEIDRMEDGKDFEMYLFRLFQCLGYGDAYKTQDSRDFGTDLVFTDREGYRNVIQAKRYAISNPVGLSAVQEVYSSMRFYRAKKSIVITSSKYTTSCEQLASYNGVKLLDRNDLIKMIELFKEQQHSKVKDIIEAEPYLSLDSWDDYMNNSKVIKKDRKAEKFIASGN from the coding sequence TTGTCTATATTTGTGATTGTTGGTGTCATTGCTGTATTGCTTGCTTTGGCCCTGTTGCATTTTCTTAAAAAGCCTAAGATTCCAGAACCGTATAAAGTAACGCAGAATATTGACCCTTATAAAATTGGCATTGACGAAATAGACCGTATGGAGGATGGCAAGGACTTTGAAATGTATCTGTTCAGGCTGTTCCAGTGTTTAGGCTATGGTGATGCGTATAAAACACAAGACAGTAGAGATTTTGGAACAGATTTGGTATTTACGGACAGAGAGGGCTACCGTAATGTCATTCAGGCTAAACGGTATGCAATAAGTAATCCTGTTGGTTTGAGCGCAGTTCAGGAAGTTTATAGTTCTATGCGATTTTACAGAGCTAAGAAATCTATTGTCATTACCTCAAGCAAATACACAACTTCGTGTGAACAGTTAGCCAGTTATAATGGAGTAAAGCTGTTGGATCGCAACGATTTAATTAAAATGATTGAGCTATTCAAAGAACAACAGCACAGCAAGGTAAAAGATATTATTGAAGCAGAGCCATACTTGAGTTTGGATTCATGGGATGATTATATGAATAACAGTAAAGTGATTAAAAAGGATCGCAAGGCTGAAAAGTTTATCGCTTCAGGTAACTAG
- a CDS encoding restriction endonuclease, with product MHNNIENIYNNLIADEKLKNGTKYERITAVVYKLLDETNTVFHDLRLRGNGKKAKHQIDVTIEKDSQTKRILVECKEYDKVVGIGIVRDFFGAVTQIKPDEAVVVTTKGFTKGAIDFANDEGIKLAILREAEDSDWNGLIRKVKINATVITIGTPTITWLAINEEAIEDVRNLLGGDWGKVETKGTFDEYLYNSNHEVISNYEEVLNPVLNKAKRIPNERTEGTFEFEETVFIKMHGHYIPVIGFDYEFTSGKSTLEVNVDDGGKVAVLLFEILNNESRSLIFQHQIEKWKIAENGEVINKI from the coding sequence ATGCACAACAATATTGAAAATATTTATAATAATTTAATTGCTGATGAGAAGCTAAAGAATGGAACAAAGTATGAAAGAATAACGGCTGTAGTTTATAAACTGCTGGATGAGACTAATACAGTTTTCCACGATCTGAGACTCAGAGGAAATGGTAAGAAAGCAAAACATCAGATTGACGTTACAATAGAGAAAGACAGTCAGACTAAAAGGATACTCGTTGAATGTAAGGAGTATGACAAAGTAGTTGGGATTGGAATTGTACGAGATTTTTTTGGAGCAGTTACCCAAATCAAACCGGATGAAGCAGTAGTTGTTACCACGAAAGGTTTTACAAAGGGTGCCATTGATTTTGCTAATGATGAAGGCATTAAGCTTGCTATTTTAAGAGAAGCTGAGGATTCTGATTGGAATGGTCTGATCAGAAAGGTTAAGATAAACGCAACAGTAATAACAATTGGTACTCCAACAATAACATGGTTAGCAATCAATGAAGAAGCTATAGAGGACGTTAGGAATTTACTGGGAGGGGATTGGGGGAAAGTTGAAACGAAAGGAACTTTTGATGAATATCTTTACAATAGCAATCATGAAGTTATTTCTAACTACGAAGAAGTATTAAACCCTGTTTTAAATAAAGCTAAAAGAATACCAAATGAACGAACAGAAGGAACATTTGAATTTGAAGAAACCGTATTTATTAAAATGCATGGACACTATATTCCAGTAATAGGTTTTGATTATGAATTTACTTCTGGAAAGAGTACACTTGAAGTCAATGTTGATGATGGGGGAAAAGTTGCTGTACTCTTGTTTGAAATTTTAAATAACGAATCTAGGAGTCTGATCTTTCAACATCAGATTGAAAAGTGGAAAATTGCTGAAAATGGAGAGGTTATAAACAAAATTTGA